A genomic stretch from Thermoprotei archaeon includes:
- a CDS encoding ATP-binding cassette domain-containing protein — protein MDFAVQVNRLVKVYNGKVRALDGVDLTVEAGKSFALLGPNGAGKTTLMRILTTQIKPTAGEAYVFGLDVVRQGGKVRRLVSYVPQETSVWTDISGYENLLIYSKIFGLPVSERGKIIDEVLEHMDLTSVKNDLVRTYSGGMMRRLEIACAMLIKPKIMFLDEPTIGLDPAARKVVWERLGVFKKEYGVTIFFNTHYMDEADLYADDIAIINQGKIVARGTSEELKHSLGGEIVAFTLEKTVLKPELVQDFRKLGFVKDVFVEDGSLSVFVDDAESTLPSLMNIFKGEGISVGKVSITKPTLDDVFLKYVGTRLEEKGRISDVTHMRDMIRKG, from the coding sequence GTGGATTTTGCTGTTCAAGTTAACCGCCTTGTGAAAGTGTATAATGGAAAAGTTAGGGCTTTGGATGGTGTGGATTTGACGGTTGAGGCTGGAAAGTCATTTGCACTGTTGGGGCCAAATGGCGCTGGAAAAACCACGCTTATGCGCATTTTGACAACGCAGATTAAGCCTACAGCTGGAGAAGCGTATGTCTTCGGGCTAGATGTTGTACGTCAAGGCGGCAAAGTTAGAAGGCTTGTAAGCTATGTTCCTCAGGAGACGAGCGTTTGGACGGACATTAGCGGTTATGAAAACCTTTTGATTTATTCCAAAATTTTCGGCTTGCCTGTCAGTGAAAGAGGGAAAATAATTGATGAAGTTTTAGAGCATATGGATTTAACTAGCGTGAAGAATGATTTGGTTCGGACGTATTCTGGCGGGATGATGAGAAGGCTTGAAATAGCCTGTGCCATGCTTATTAAGCCGAAAATAATGTTCTTGGACGAGCCAACCATTGGTTTGGATCCAGCCGCGCGAAAAGTTGTTTGGGAAAGACTTGGCGTTTTCAAGAAGGAGTATGGTGTAACCATATTTTTTAATACGCATTATATGGATGAGGCTGACTTGTACGCGGATGACATAGCCATAATCAACCAAGGAAAGATAGTGGCAAGAGGCACCAGCGAAGAGTTAAAGCATTCTTTGGGCGGTGAAATTGTTGCATTTACACTTGAAAAGACCGTCCTTAAACCCGAGTTGGTTCAGGACTTTCGCAAATTAGGTTTCGTAAAAGATGTTTTTGTTGAAGATGGAAGTTTAAGCGTGTTTGTTGACGATGCCGAATCCACATTGCCCAGTCTAATGAATATTTTTAAAGGTGAGGGCATATCCGTGGGGAAAGTTTCTATAACTAAGCCAACTTTGGATGACGTTTTCCTTAAATATGTTGGGACAAGGCTTGAGGAAAAGGGCAGAATTAGCGATGTTACGCATATGCGCGATATGATTAGGAAGGGGTAA
- a CDS encoding helix-turn-helix domain-containing protein, producing the protein MSGDYEELLRPKDVAKKFGISVKTLWEWQRKGIIRAVRLPTGKLRYPESEVERLWKQLRATGSR; encoded by the coding sequence ATGTCTGGAGATTACGAAGAACTGCTTAGACCAAAGGATGTTGCTAAGAAGTTCGGTATCTCAGTTAAGACTCTCTGGGAGTGGCAAAGGAAAGGCATTATTAGGGCAGTTAGGCTCCCAACTGGTAAGCTGAGATATCCCGAGAGCGAGGTTGAAAGGTTATGGAAGCAGTTAAGAGCTACAGGGTCCCGGTAG
- a CDS encoding HsdR family type I site-specific deoxyribonuclease, protein MLAERTLQNYIGRRLKEDLGWEVVEWGKGVKGERDSLEEVIIKERLFKTIEKINNVSLSGDEKKDIFSILSLLPNTIEGIKNFLDFAKNGIPFKIRINGKEIPKQIYLFDFENINNNDFFAVKEFEVEEEDRRRRFDLCLFVNGIPLVAIETKNPFLEEEKGTTWYDAYKQILEYEKVIPSIFKYIQFCIVSDGYETKHFPNYYAENYDDLLEKEKGVWKSFYPFKEEEVKPLKTFPYLDSTIFGLLSKRNLLDLIENFIFIKRYKDVYQKVMAWYMQFEATNLIVKRAVEEKEKKLGLTWHWQGSGKTLTMAFASWKLLRNPKLGVPTIFIVVDRKDLQTQIVDEEFRPLGIEIEKIENVRELVNVLKWGGREREGKRGIFACLIQKFQPEKLKKLHDEGEINLERENIVIFTDESHRSQYGILANVMRGIFKNATIFGFTGTPLTKPERNTFQKFSPKGELYLHRYGMLNSIKDGFTIPIRYEARLPELHLKEEEIEELSEYEEEVIEELTLEERKLWRRKVRPRIALLKSPERIEKICRDIAEYFKAKVEKTGLKAMIATVDRESCVLIKRELDKHLDPKYSEIVMTYQARERSQIIEDYKNELVKRFGHSDFDKINRDIRDWFKDRDLPKILIVSDMLLTGFDAKRLWTLFLYKPLKEHRLLQAIARTNRPYKDVKEYGLIVDYVGIAKSLEKALQQFESDFINEALLIIRDVKASEEDFEKCVNGIKEMLEGVEIKGLEDIDKAVEVLVLNGREKEFDEKAKKLRILYELLSPSEATFKHLEFYKWVICISIALNRYRRIGMRLIEIERMAKKTYELIQKTVGIEEIEKIGKVDIVEELSKLKTEGRPRNALRVLGETMKRIEGFSSDFYVSLREEVERIVEEMREEKKLTKDVIERIRLLQERLKMREEEKERFKEIFPIFDVLRRYFSDAERVQRVSKETIQELMERDLLSKEGFLKKKLRKEIKRIVREGIIRNFGLVEKLDEIVEKIFMNLEDEYE, encoded by the coding sequence ATGCTAGCTGAGAGAACCCTCCAAAATTACATCGGAAGAAGGCTTAAAGAAGATCTAGGATGGGAGGTTGTTGAATGGGGTAAAGGTGTAAAAGGTGAAAGAGATTCTCTTGAAGAGGTTATCATAAAGGAAAGGTTATTTAAAACGATAGAAAAGATAAACAACGTAAGTTTAAGCGGTGATGAAAAGAAGGATATATTTTCGATTCTTTCCCTCTTACCCAATACGATTGAAGGAATAAAGAACTTTTTAGACTTCGCTAAGAATGGAATTCCATTTAAAATTAGAATAAACGGCAAAGAAATACCGAAGCAGATTTACCTCTTTGACTTTGAAAACATCAACAACAATGACTTCTTTGCAGTTAAAGAGTTTGAGGTTGAAGAGGAGGATAGGAGGAGACGCTTTGACTTATGTCTCTTTGTTAACGGTATTCCTTTGGTGGCAATAGAAACCAAGAACCCATTCTTAGAGGAAGAGAAGGGAACGACTTGGTATGATGCATATAAACAAATTTTAGAGTATGAAAAAGTAATCCCAAGCATCTTCAAGTACATACAGTTTTGCATCGTTTCAGATGGTTATGAAACAAAGCACTTCCCAAACTACTACGCTGAAAATTATGATGACCTCTTAGAAAAAGAGAAGGGCGTCTGGAAAAGCTTCTACCCGTTTAAAGAAGAGGAAGTCAAGCCTCTTAAAACATTTCCATACTTGGATTCGACCATCTTTGGTTTGCTCTCTAAGAGAAACCTTCTCGATCTAATTGAGAACTTCATCTTCATCAAGAGGTATAAAGACGTTTATCAGAAGGTTATGGCTTGGTATATGCAGTTTGAAGCAACGAACCTAATAGTTAAGAGAGCAGTTGAAGAGAAAGAGAAGAAGCTCGGATTAACTTGGCACTGGCAAGGCTCTGGCAAAACTTTAACCATGGCTTTCGCCTCTTGGAAGCTTCTCAGAAACCCAAAGCTTGGAGTACCGACCATATTTATTGTAGTTGATAGAAAAGATTTGCAAACGCAAATCGTGGACGAGGAATTCAGACCTTTAGGCATAGAGATAGAAAAGATAGAGAACGTAAGAGAATTGGTTAATGTGCTGAAATGGGGAGGAAGGGAAAGGGAGGGAAAAAGGGGGATATTCGCTTGCTTGATTCAAAAGTTTCAGCCCGAAAAGCTCAAGAAACTTCATGATGAGGGGGAGATAAATCTTGAGAGGGAAAATATTGTAATCTTTACGGATGAAAGCCACAGAAGCCAATACGGAATCTTAGCAAACGTCATGAGAGGTATATTCAAGAATGCCACAATTTTCGGTTTCACAGGTACGCCTTTAACAAAGCCTGAGAGGAACACTTTTCAAAAGTTCTCTCCTAAAGGCGAGCTTTATCTGCATCGTTACGGCATGTTAAACTCCATTAAGGATGGCTTCACAATACCAATAAGGTATGAAGCTAGGCTGCCGGAGCTTCACTTAAAAGAGGAGGAAATAGAGGAGCTTTCAGAATATGAGGAAGAAGTTATCGAGGAATTAACGTTAGAAGAGAGAAAATTATGGAGAAGGAAAGTTAGGCCGAGGATCGCGCTCCTCAAAAGTCCTGAGAGAATTGAAAAGATCTGCAGGGACATAGCTGAGTACTTTAAGGCAAAAGTTGAAAAGACAGGCCTTAAGGCTATGATCGCCACGGTTGATAGGGAAAGCTGTGTTTTAATCAAAAGAGAGCTTGACAAACATCTTGATCCAAAATATTCAGAAATTGTCATGACGTACCAAGCAAGAGAGAGGTCACAGATCATTGAAGATTATAAAAATGAATTAGTAAAGAGGTTTGGACACTCTGATTTTGATAAGATAAATAGGGATATAAGGGATTGGTTCAAGGATCGAGATCTCCCGAAGATCCTAATAGTCAGCGATATGCTCCTAACTGGCTTTGATGCCAAGAGATTATGGACTTTGTTCTTATATAAGCCATTAAAAGAGCATAGGCTGTTACAAGCTATAGCTAGAACCAATAGGCCTTACAAAGATGTGAAGGAATACGGCTTAATCGTTGACTATGTAGGCATAGCCAAAAGCCTAGAAAAGGCGTTGCAGCAATTTGAGAGCGACTTTATTAACGAAGCTTTGCTCATAATAAGAGATGTGAAGGCTTCCGAGGAGGATTTCGAAAAATGTGTAAACGGAATTAAAGAGATGTTAGAGGGTGTTGAAATAAAAGGATTGGAAGACATCGATAAAGCCGTTGAAGTCTTAGTTTTAAATGGAAGAGAGAAAGAGTTCGATGAGAAGGCTAAAAAATTGAGGATATTATATGAATTGCTTTCTCCTAGCGAGGCTACATTTAAGCATTTGGAATTTTACAAGTGGGTAATCTGTATTTCAATAGCTCTAAACAGGTATAGGAGAATAGGGATGAGGCTTATAGAGATAGAAAGGATGGCTAAGAAGACGTATGAGCTCATCCAAAAAACCGTTGGCATCGAGGAAATAGAGAAGATTGGTAAAGTAGATATCGTTGAAGAGCTTTCAAAGCTTAAAACTGAGGGAAGGCCGAGGAATGCCCTAAGGGTTCTAGGGGAAACCATGAAAAGGATTGAAGGTTTTAGTTCAGATTTTTATGTTAGCCTGAGAGAAGAAGTCGAGAGAATAGTTGAAGAGATGAGAGAAGAGAAGAAGCTGACAAAAGATGTTATTGAAAGGATAAGGTTGCTGCAAGAAAGACTTAAAATGAGGGAAGAAGAGAAAGAGAGGTTTAAAGAAATCTTCCCAATATTTGATGTGCTAAGGAGATACTTCTCAGATGCAGAGAGAGTTCAAAGAGTATCAAAGGAAACCATTCAAGAACTTATGGAAAGAGATCTGCTCAGTAAAGAGGGCTTTTTGAAGAAGAAATTGAGGAAGGAGATAAAGAGGATAGTAAGGGAGGGTATCATAAGGAACTTTGGACTTGTTGAGAAGCTAGACGAGATTGTGGAGAAGATATTCATGAACTTGGAGGATGAGTATGAATAA
- the prf1 gene encoding peptide chain release factor aRF-1: MEGTTEKLDEYKLERLVKELKRKSGRGTELVSLYIPAGRQISDITTLLREEYSTASNIKDRTTRHHVLEALTTIMQRLKLFRVAPSNGLIVFCGYVAGDKPGDEVLEVHLLEPPKPLSQYLYRCDSRFHVEILERMLEKGHVYGLVAMDKEEATFAIVMGGDIEILESITSGVPGKHKSGGQSARRFERIIEVLTNEFFHRVGERMKRYFVDENQVEGVLIGGPGPTKNDFLDGEYIPYELKNRILGVVDIGYTDESGIRELIEKGKEYIKESELVKEREVVKTVLDLVSNNPEKVAIGIKEVMKNLENGNVKELVMSKENVFIKISYTCNNCGHSGFSIIDANDVYLFKLNLKCESCGSPNISVTENDVTDDIILNAKNQGATIHMISGGLDEAAMLRNAFGGIAAILR; encoded by the coding sequence GTGGAGGGCACGACTGAAAAACTTGATGAATATAAATTGGAAAGGCTAGTGAAGGAGCTAAAGAGGAAGAGTGGGCGGGGCACTGAACTTGTGTCGCTTTATATACCTGCTGGTAGGCAGATCTCTGACATTACAACGTTGCTTAGGGAGGAGTATTCTACGGCATCAAATATTAAGGATAGGACTACGAGGCATCATGTTCTTGAGGCGCTTACTACTATAATGCAGCGTTTGAAGCTTTTTAGGGTTGCTCCTTCTAATGGTCTTATTGTTTTTTGTGGGTATGTTGCGGGTGATAAGCCTGGTGACGAGGTTTTGGAGGTGCACTTATTAGAACCACCAAAACCATTAAGTCAATATCTGTATAGGTGTGATTCCAGGTTTCATGTTGAAATATTAGAGAGAATGTTAGAGAAGGGTCATGTGTATGGATTGGTTGCTATGGATAAGGAGGAGGCCACTTTTGCTATCGTGATGGGTGGTGATATTGAAATATTAGAATCTATCACGTCTGGTGTTCCGGGTAAGCACAAGTCTGGTGGGCAATCCGCTAGAAGGTTTGAGCGCATAATAGAGGTTCTTACTAATGAGTTCTTCCATAGGGTTGGGGAACGCATGAAAAGATATTTCGTTGATGAAAACCAGGTTGAAGGTGTGTTGATTGGTGGACCGGGGCCCACGAAAAATGATTTTTTGGATGGGGAATATATACCCTATGAGTTAAAAAACAGAATCTTAGGTGTTGTTGATATAGGGTATACTGATGAGAGTGGTATTAGAGAGCTCATCGAGAAGGGTAAGGAGTATATTAAGGAATCTGAACTTGTTAAAGAGCGAGAGGTTGTTAAAACTGTGCTAGATCTTGTATCAAACAATCCTGAAAAGGTTGCAATAGGGATAAAGGAGGTCATGAAGAACCTTGAAAATGGTAATGTGAAGGAGTTGGTTATGTCGAAAGAAAACGTTTTTATTAAGATTTCTTACACATGTAATAACTGTGGTCATTCAGGTTTCTCAATCATTGACGCTAACGATGTTTACCTCTTCAAGCTTAATCTTAAATGTGAATCCTGTGGCTCACCAAACATTAGTGTTACTGAGAATGATGTAACTGATGATATTATACTTAATGCCAAGAACCAAGGAGCCACAATACACATGATATCTGGAGGTTTAGATGAGGCCGCAATGCTAAGGAATGCTTTTGGAGGTATTGCCGCGATTCTGAGGTGA
- a CDS encoding M48 family metallopeptidase has translation MNKTTEEFQEKLESILKELLDKNGIEIYGNLKIEVANMDTLALLKGNRIYINIQAKRYPKYILKYVIAHELAHLVVRRHTKKFWEIVRRIYPHYERAKNDLLKRTKNRFTQTYECDNYVTRE, from the coding sequence ATGAATAAAACCACAGAAGAATTTCAAGAGAAATTGGAAAGCATACTCAAAGAGCTTTTAGATAAAAATGGAATAGAGATTTATGGCAACCTCAAAATCGAAGTTGCAAACATGGATACACTCGCCTTACTAAAGGGAAATAGGATCTATATCAACATCCAAGCGAAAAGATATCCCAAGTACATTTTAAAATACGTGATCGCTCACGAGCTCGCTCACCTAGTTGTAAGAAGACACACTAAAAAATTCTGGGAGATAGTAAGAAGAATCTATCCACACTATGAGCGGGCCAAAAATGATCTGCTTAAAAGGACAAAAAATAGATTCACTCAAACTTATGAGTGTGATAACTACGTAACTAGAGAGTAA
- a CDS encoding winged helix-turn-helix domain-containing protein: MPEELYTKKEYQSLLLKTLGASPKLRIIDFFLDNPLFDFTKKEVIEALGMSKQTFYKHFPDIEKYGVVKASRKIGKATLYKINLESPLVKMLREYEMQISLQIAEKEAEKIKIATK, encoded by the coding sequence ATGCCAGAAGAACTGTATACGAAGAAAGAGTACCAGTCACTCTTACTGAAGACGCTTGGGGCTTCTCCAAAGCTGAGGATAATAGACTTTTTCCTAGATAACCCGCTCTTCGACTTCACAAAGAAGGAAGTGATAGAGGCTTTGGGAATGAGCAAGCAGACCTTTTATAAACACTTTCCGGACATAGAAAAGTACGGAGTAGTTAAGGCTTCAAGAAAGATAGGCAAAGCGACCCTATACAAGATCAACTTGGAAAGCCCGCTCGTGAAAATGCTGAGGGAATATGAGATGCAGATTTCGTTGCAAATAGCTGAAAAGGAAGCCGAAAAGATAAAGATAGCCACAAAATAA
- a CDS encoding HNH endonuclease — protein MKKFKQLQEGEMFWNEIREYVKEREKTDECIFCGRRANLTIDHLLPRCFNGPDDEKNIIWVCQECNSSKGSKRLYEYWTMKKGLEGAKYEVPRIAEGKYLKFVYEILRDRGLLNLEINKIRKEICPKCDVKKLCVREGSEGKLSPLCLDGLITLAFKRG, from the coding sequence ATGAAAAAGTTCAAACAATTACAAGAGGGAGAGATGTTTTGGAATGAAATTAGAGAATATGTTAAAGAGAGGGAGAAGACGGATGAGTGTATTTTTTGTGGTAGAAGAGCTAATTTAACAATTGACCATTTATTGCCTCGTTGTTTCAATGGCCCTGATGATGAGAAGAATATCATTTGGGTTTGTCAAGAGTGCAACTCATCTAAAGGTTCAAAAAGACTCTATGAATATTGGACCATGAAAAAGGGGTTGGAAGGGGCTAAATATGAAGTACCCAGAATAGCCGAAGGGAAGTATCTAAAGTTTGTCTATGAGATTTTAAGAGACAGAGGATTGCTTAACCTTGAAATCAATAAGATAAGAAAGGAGATATGTCCAAAATGTGATGTAAAAAAGTTATGTGTTAGAGAGGGATCTGAAGGTAAACTTTCTCCACTTTGCTTAGATGGATTAATTACCTTAGCATTTAAAAGAGGATGA
- a CDS encoding transposase: MEAVKSYRVPVEAPKDLIEEYFKVKRKALDAIFSHVKISEKAHLEFDREDRRELRDELLREWKYSKHYVDSAINSVIGLVKGWITLYNRGRAKEPPKITKRTVYIKSTLFSFRNGILRVSIEPNKRYLEVDLSECSWIPKDFDKVGGLLMTESELIITVKKRVEPKAEKWASFDVNLTNVTAFIGGEVKRYDLRELYHIHRVYEVKRQRIQKLSKIKPLTSKRLLEKYSRREKNRAKDFMHKLTTQIAGEFKERNCGAILENLKGIKRRILNGSKDANRKLSKWSARTFQLMLEYKLKWLNLPVKYVNPANSSKTCPVCSGSMASYLGRIMKCEECGLTMDRDVVAVLNLQMRGEGFTQRAPNEIIEGEGLSRNKSNNSLYIPT, encoded by the coding sequence ATGGAAGCAGTTAAGAGCTACAGGGTCCCGGTAGAAGCTCCGAAGGATTTAATCGAGGAATACTTCAAAGTTAAGCGGAAGGCTTTAGACGCGATATTCTCACACGTTAAAATTTCCGAGAAGGCTCACCTCGAATTCGATAGAGAGGATAGGAGAGAGCTTAGGGATGAATTGCTACGGGAGTGGAAATACTCAAAGCACTACGTTGATTCAGCAATAAACTCTGTCATCGGATTGGTTAAGGGCTGGATAACGCTCTACAATAGGGGGAGGGCGAAGGAACCTCCTAAGATAACTAAGAGGACAGTCTATATTAAGAGCACGCTTTTCAGCTTCAGAAACGGCATACTGAGGGTAAGCATTGAACCGAACAAGCGGTATCTTGAGGTTGACTTGAGTGAGTGTTCGTGGATTCCAAAAGACTTTGATAAAGTCGGTGGGCTACTTATGACTGAAAGTGAGCTGATAATTACGGTTAAGAAGAGGGTTGAGCCGAAGGCGGAAAAATGGGCTTCCTTCGATGTTAACTTAACGAACGTGACGGCGTTCATAGGTGGCGAGGTCAAGCGCTATGACTTAAGAGAGCTCTACCATATTCACAGAGTTTATGAGGTTAAAAGACAGAGGATACAAAAGTTATCTAAGATTAAGCCTCTAACCTCAAAGAGACTATTAGAGAAGTACTCTAGACGTGAGAAGAATAGGGCTAAAGACTTCATGCACAAACTAACCACGCAGATTGCGGGGGAGTTCAAGGAGAGGAACTGCGGAGCAATACTTGAAAACCTGAAAGGTATAAAGAGACGAATTCTTAACGGCTCAAAAGACGCGAACCGAAAGCTCTCAAAGTGGAGCGCAAGGACATTCCAACTCATGCTCGAATACAAGCTGAAATGGCTTAACTTACCAGTGAAATACGTTAACCCAGCTAACTCATCTAAAACCTGCCCGGTCTGCTCAGGAAGCATGGCTTCCTATCTGGGCAGGATAATGAAGTGCGAGGAATGCGGGTTAACGATGGATAGGGACGTTGTAGCGGTGTTGAACCTTCAGATGCGGGGAGAAGGGTTCACCCAAAGAGCCCCCAATGAAATAATTGAGGGGGAAGGGTTAAGTAGGAATAAAAGCAACAATTCACTATATATTCCTACTTAA
- a CDS encoding ABC transporter permease has protein sequence MMEDFKNILVMIELELRRLHHDRTEIYSRAVQPILWMAIYGPVMSSVRAIPTGGVPYTDFITPGIMIQTTTFVSILYGLMMVWERDSGILKKLLVTPASRYSMVIGRSMASGVRALFQALIILPIALIIGVKFIPNPAYFILAFAIIFFASGGFAAISILVASFMKTRERFMGIGQAIIMPLFFASNALYPIQMMPPILREFSAFNPLSYVVDAVRGLLITGDVSNLLLDLAAIAIFDAIMFIIASISFRRIIE, from the coding sequence ATGATGGAAGACTTCAAAAACATACTTGTTATGATTGAGCTGGAATTGAGGAGACTGCACCATGACAGAACGGAAATCTACTCTAGGGCTGTTCAGCCGATTCTTTGGATGGCTATTTATGGCCCAGTCATGAGCAGTGTTAGGGCTATACCAACAGGCGGAGTGCCATACACGGATTTCATAACTCCAGGCATCATGATTCAAACAACAACTTTCGTCAGTATACTCTATGGGTTGATGATGGTTTGGGAGCGGGACTCCGGCATCTTGAAGAAGTTGCTTGTCACGCCTGCTTCAAGGTATTCCATGGTGATAGGAAGATCTATGGCTTCAGGCGTGAGGGCCCTGTTCCAAGCCCTAATAATTCTTCCCATAGCGCTTATAATTGGCGTGAAGTTTATACCCAACCCAGCCTACTTCATCCTAGCCTTCGCAATAATCTTCTTTGCCTCAGGCGGATTCGCAGCCATATCCATACTTGTGGCCTCCTTCATGAAAACCAGAGAAAGGTTTATGGGCATAGGCCAAGCCATAATCATGCCCCTATTCTTCGCAAGCAATGCCCTATACCCCATCCAAATGATGCCCCCAATCCTAAGGGAATTTTCAGCGTTTAATCCGCTAAGCTACGTTGTCGACGCGGTGAGAGGCCTACTAATCACGGGAGACGTTTCAAACCTCCTACTGGATTTAGCAGCGATAGCAATCTTTGACGCCATAATGTTCATCATAGCATCAATAAGCTTTAGAAGAATAATAGAATAA
- the pyrH gene encoding UMP kinase has translation MVLVVKLGGHLLNKDNTLCVQEYVDILYNLMQSEPTHLVIGGGPIARLYIQEGRKVGLTEAHLDQLAIEVTWLNALLFQYALSMKGVHSKLTKTFSEMIDAVNDNRIIIAGGLMPGQSTTAVATLLSELTRSRLLIYATDVDGIYTKDPKKHSDAELLKSVTIDDLIRIMEEERAEAGTYKLFDPPSLKIIKRSKLTVRVVNGTEPENITRAAKGEDIGTVIISR, from the coding sequence ATGGTTCTTGTTGTAAAACTAGGTGGTCACCTCTTAAATAAGGACAACACGTTATGTGTGCAGGAATATGTTGACATTCTTTATAATCTAATGCAGAGTGAGCCTACACACCTTGTTATAGGTGGAGGACCCATAGCTAGGTTATACATTCAAGAGGGACGAAAAGTAGGCTTAACAGAGGCTCATCTTGATCAATTAGCAATCGAAGTTACATGGCTAAACGCCTTACTATTTCAATATGCTCTCTCAATGAAAGGCGTTCACTCAAAACTAACAAAAACTTTTTCGGAAATGATCGATGCTGTTAATGATAATAGAATAATAATTGCTGGTGGTCTAATGCCTGGCCAATCAACTACAGCTGTCGCTACGCTCCTCTCAGAACTCACAAGATCAAGATTACTTATTTATGCAACAGATGTTGATGGAATATACACAAAAGATCCCAAAAAACACAGCGATGCAGAATTATTGAAATCAGTAACAATAGATGACCTGATACGTATCATGGAAGAAGAGAGAGCTGAGGCAGGGACATACAAGCTTTTCGATCCACCATCACTAAAAATCATAAAAAGAAGCAAGCTAACGGTCAGAGTAGTAAACGGCACAGAACCAGAAAACATTACAAGGGCTGCTAAAGGAGAAGACATTGGAACCGTTATAATATCAAGATAA